One genomic segment of Bradyrhizobium prioriisuperbiae includes these proteins:
- the rnc gene encoding ribonuclease III, whose amino-acid sequence MSDDTPLIPHPSNADDNAGTVAAEQQAAPAKKPRRRVSAKAAAKAIEQRIGHTFADPTLLATAFTHVSALKSSRNRTESYQRLEFLGDHVLGLIVSDMLYRAFPKADEGELSKRLADLVRKEACADVAKTLGLHEAIKLGTVGPGVGERLRKSVIGDICEAVIGAVFLDGGYAAAAHFVESNWTERMRKPVRPLRDAKTVLQEWAQGQGLPTPVYREIERTGPHHDPQFRVSVELPGLTPAEGVGGSKRAAEKLAALAMLKQEGVPSGNNDG is encoded by the coding sequence ATGAGCGACGACACGCCTCTCATTCCGCATCCGTCTAACGCTGACGACAACGCTGGCACGGTCGCGGCTGAGCAGCAGGCGGCGCCGGCCAAGAAGCCGCGCCGGCGCGTCAGCGCCAAGGCAGCGGCGAAGGCCATCGAGCAGCGCATCGGCCACACGTTCGCCGACCCCACGCTGCTGGCCACGGCGTTTACCCACGTCTCCGCGCTGAAGTCGTCGCGCAATCGGACCGAGAGCTATCAGCGGCTGGAATTCCTGGGCGATCACGTGCTGGGGCTGATCGTCTCCGACATGCTGTATCGCGCCTTTCCGAAAGCCGACGAAGGCGAGCTATCGAAGCGGCTGGCCGATCTGGTGCGCAAGGAAGCCTGCGCCGACGTAGCCAAGACGCTGGGGCTGCATGAAGCGATCAAGCTCGGCACCGTCGGCCCCGGCGTCGGCGAGCGGCTGCGCAAGTCGGTGATTGGCGACATCTGCGAGGCGGTGATCGGCGCGGTGTTCCTCGATGGGGGCTACGCGGCTGCTGCGCACTTCGTCGAGTCCAACTGGACCGAGCGCATGCGCAAACCGGTGCGACCGTTGCGCGACGCCAAGACGGTGCTACAGGAATGGGCGCAGGGGCAGGGCTTGCCGACGCCGGTCTATCGCGAGATCGAACGCACCGGCCCGCACCATGATCCGCAATTTCGCGTGTCGGTCGAATTACCCGGGTTGACGCCGGCCGAGGGCGTCGGCGGCAGCAAGCGCGCGGCGGAAAAGCTCGCAGCGCTGGCGATGTTGAAACAGGAAGGCGTGCCGAGCGG
- the lepB gene encoding signal peptidase I: protein MSVTSGTKTEGGVGETVRVVIHALIIALVIRTFLFQPFNIPSGSMKATLLVGDYLFVSKYSYGYSHYSIPLSPPLFSGRIFGSEPSRGDIVVFRLPKDDTTDYIKRVIGLPGDRIQVKEGQLYINEKPVPRERLSDFVGEDPCGSDATARVKRWKETLPNGVSYETLDCVDNGFYDNTTVYTVPPGHFFMMGDNRDNSTDSRVLSQVGYVPLENVVGRAQMIFFSIAEGEQAWQIWRWPVAVRWNRIFSIVR from the coding sequence CGTTGGTGAAACCGTCCGTGTCGTCATTCATGCGCTCATTATCGCGCTGGTCATCCGAACCTTCCTGTTTCAGCCGTTCAACATCCCATCGGGTTCGATGAAGGCGACGCTGCTGGTCGGCGACTATCTGTTCGTCTCGAAATATTCCTACGGCTACAGCCACTATTCGATCCCGCTGTCGCCGCCTTTGTTCTCCGGCCGGATTTTCGGCTCCGAACCCTCGCGCGGCGACATCGTCGTGTTCCGGCTGCCGAAGGACGACACCACCGATTACATCAAGCGCGTGATCGGGCTTCCGGGCGACCGCATCCAGGTCAAGGAGGGGCAACTCTACATCAACGAGAAGCCGGTGCCGCGCGAGCGGCTGTCGGATTTCGTCGGCGAGGATCCCTGCGGCTCGGATGCGACCGCGCGCGTCAAGCGCTGGAAGGAAACGCTGCCCAACGGCGTGTCTTATGAGACGCTCGATTGCGTCGACAACGGTTTCTACGACAACACCACCGTTTATACCGTGCCGCCCGGCCACTTCTTCATGATGGGCGACAACCGCGATAACTCCACCGACAGCCGCGTGCTGTCGCAGGTGGGCTATGTGCCGCTGGAGAACGTCGTCGGTCGGGCCCAGATGATCTTCTTCTCGATCGCAGAAGGCGAGCAAGCGTGGCAGATCTGGCGCTGGCCGGTTGCGGTGCGCTGGAATCGCATCTTCTCCATTGTGCGATGA